In Pedobacter sp. SL55, the following proteins share a genomic window:
- a CDS encoding polyprenyl synthetase family protein: MSQIDQIKQPIAAEIDAFEVKFKDSMQSSAPLLNRITHYIVKRKGKQMRPMFVFFAAKLCGGIVESTHRGAALVELLHTATLVHDDVVDNAYERRGFFSINALWKNKIAVLVGDYLLSKGLLLSVNNNEFQLLKIVSEAVQQMSEGELLQVEKVRRMDISEELYFNVIRQKTASLIASCCACGAASAGASAEDVEKMRLFGELVGIAFQIKDDTFDFGTDDVGKPLGIDIKEKKVTLPLIYALNRVEKAERKNMINLVKNHNDDPKKIQQIIDFVNANEGVHYANKKMEEYQTKAFEILASFPDGDAKTGLQQLVKYTTERKK; encoded by the coding sequence ATGTCTCAAATAGATCAAATTAAGCAACCTATTGCCGCAGAAATTGATGCCTTTGAAGTAAAATTTAAAGACTCGATGCAAAGTAGTGCGCCATTGCTTAACCGAATTACACACTATATTGTAAAGCGCAAAGGGAAGCAAATGCGGCCGATGTTCGTTTTTTTTGCAGCTAAGCTTTGCGGTGGCATTGTAGAGTCTACCCATCGTGGTGCCGCTTTGGTAGAACTTTTGCACACGGCAACTTTGGTACACGATGATGTGGTGGATAATGCTTACGAGCGTCGTGGTTTTTTTTCTATCAATGCACTTTGGAAAAATAAGATTGCTGTTTTAGTGGGCGATTATTTGCTTTCTAAAGGTTTGCTACTTTCGGTAAACAACAATGAGTTTCAATTGTTAAAAATCGTGTCTGAAGCGGTGCAGCAGATGAGCGAGGGGGAATTGTTGCAAGTTGAGAAAGTGCGGAGAATGGATATCAGCGAGGAACTGTACTTCAATGTAATCCGTCAAAAAACGGCTTCATTAATCGCTTCTTGTTGTGCTTGTGGAGCAGCATCGGCAGGCGCATCGGCAGAAGACGTAGAAAAAATGCGCTTATTTGGAGAATTGGTGGGAATTGCTTTTCAGATTAAGGATGATACTTTTGATTTCGGTACAGATGATGTTGGCAAACCGCTGGGCATCGATATCAAAGAAAAGAAAGTAACCTTGCCTTTAATTTATGCGCTAAACAGAGTTGAAAAAGCTGAACGCAAAAATATGATCAATTTGGTAAAAAACCACAATGATGATCCTAAAAAAATACAGCAGATTATTGATTTTGTGAATGCCAACGAAGGCGTGCACTATGCCAACAAAAAAATGGAAGAGTACCAAACTAAAGCTTTCGAAATTTTAGCCAGTTTCCCAGATGGAGATGCAAAAACTGGTTTGCAACAATTGGTAAAATATACAACAGAACGTAAAAAATAA
- a CDS encoding alpha/beta hydrolase — MKTFFKIFLFVVVCLVGVYFAGPKTPKPSYETTLPKVVNINSLEEYVAAQESKYKIKPGNQAEIVWTDSLHQQTEYAVVYLHGFSASKEEGNPVHRNFAKTIKANLYLARLADHGLDTVAPMQYFTADRLWETAKEALAIGKKLGKKVILVGTSTGGTLALKLAATYPEIHSLVLLSPNIKINDDKVWLLNNPWGLQIARAVTGGKERIVEGKSPIYKKYWYTNYRLESVVQLQELLESTMTKATFEKVKQPTLLLYYYKSEEEQDPVVSVPEMLKMFDELGTPTAQKEKHALSNTGNHVIGSYITSKDIPSAEKAMKAFAKKHIEIN, encoded by the coding sequence ATGAAAACATTCTTTAAAATATTCCTCTTTGTTGTTGTTTGCTTGGTAGGCGTTTACTTTGCGGGGCCAAAAACACCAAAGCCTAGTTACGAAACAACGCTCCCAAAAGTTGTAAACATCAATTCTTTAGAAGAATATGTGGCCGCACAAGAAAGCAAGTACAAAATAAAACCCGGCAACCAAGCCGAGATTGTTTGGACAGATAGCCTGCACCAACAAACGGAGTATGCGGTGGTTTACCTTCATGGTTTTTCTGCATCTAAGGAAGAAGGAAATCCCGTACACCGAAACTTTGCAAAAACTATTAAAGCTAACCTTTACCTAGCCCGCTTGGCCGACCACGGATTAGACACCGTTGCGCCAATGCAATATTTTACTGCCGATAGGCTTTGGGAAACAGCCAAAGAAGCACTAGCGATTGGTAAGAAGCTAGGCAAAAAAGTAATTTTAGTTGGCACTTCTACTGGCGGAACGCTTGCGCTTAAACTTGCAGCCACCTATCCAGAAATACACAGCTTAGTTCTCCTTTCGCCAAATATTAAAATTAACGACGATAAAGTTTGGTTACTGAACAATCCTTGGGGTTTGCAAATTGCCCGAGCTGTTACTGGTGGAAAAGAACGTATCGTTGAGGGAAAATCTCCCATCTATAAAAAGTATTGGTATACAAATTACCGTCTCGAATCTGTAGTTCAGCTACAAGAATTATTGGAAAGCACCATGACCAAAGCAACTTTTGAGAAAGTAAAACAACCTACGCTACTACTTTATTATTACAAAAGTGAAGAAGAGCAAGACCCGGTTGTTAGTGTTCCGGAAATGTTAAAAATGTTTGATGAACTGGGCACACCAACAGCTCAAAAAGAAAAACATGCCTTATCCAACACTGGCAATCATGTAATTGGCTCTTATATTACTTCAAAAGATATACCTAGTGCAGAAAAAGCGATGAAAGCATTTGCGAAGAAGCATATAGAGATAAATTAA
- a CDS encoding PH domain-containing protein, protein MGLFSNLMGNASTVNNDDLTKNFEQLFIHDEKIELGFKLFRDTFIFTNKRLVIVDVQGLTGSKTEYLSVAYKSISRFSVETAGTFDLEAELKIWISSEAVPSIRKNSINL, encoded by the coding sequence ATGGGACTTTTTTCGAACTTGATGGGCAATGCCTCTACAGTTAACAATGATGATTTAACAAAAAATTTCGAGCAATTATTCATTCATGACGAAAAAATAGAGCTGGGTTTTAAGTTATTTAGGGACACCTTCATTTTTACTAATAAACGATTAGTTATTGTGGATGTACAGGGACTAACTGGCAGCAAAACTGAATATCTATCTGTTGCTTATAAAAGCATATCGAGGTTTAGCGTAGAAACTGCAGGCACTTTCGATTTAGAAGCTGAATTAAAGATCTGGATTTCAAGCGAAGCTGTACCGAGTATCAGAAAAAATTCAATAAATCTGTAA
- a CDS encoding deoxyguanosinetriphosphate triphosphohydrolase — protein sequence MEWKKLLSAKRWGHEDKSPRDTDEARSQFQIDYDRLIFSSPFRRLQNKTQVFPLPGSVFVHNRLTHSLEVASVGRSLGRIFYNQTKKDNPNIDIEVPLMSEVGNIVAAAALAHDLGNPAFGHSGEAAISRYFTNGEGKVYLDQLTEEQKKDFTHFEGNANAIRILTHPFEGKGNGAYALTYATLAAIGKYPCESILGHQKPLLHRKKYGFFQSEKEIFRKIAAELGMLSDSESPLGYFRHPLSYLVEAADDICYGIIDLEDAHRLQILSFDEVKGLLLPLCNSDKLEERLQNDLEDDDAKVGLLRAKAISTLIGECSRIFYQEQAAILSGTFNQSLTDALPEHLLNAWKTIEQISIEKIYNYQSVIAKEVSGYKVMAGLLEEFVPALVNNDTHYYKKLVKLIPKQFHTEKEDLYSRVQSVLDFVSGMTDLYAVELYGKIKGISFPSVT from the coding sequence ATGGAATGGAAAAAATTGCTTTCGGCAAAGCGCTGGGGACACGAAGATAAATCGCCAAGAGATACAGACGAAGCTAGATCGCAATTTCAGATAGACTACGACAGGCTCATATTTTCTTCGCCATTTAGAAGGCTACAGAATAAAACGCAGGTCTTCCCTTTACCAGGCAGCGTGTTTGTACACAACCGATTAACACACAGTTTAGAAGTGGCCAGTGTGGGCCGTTCTTTAGGAAGGATTTTCTATAATCAAACCAAAAAAGACAACCCAAATATTGATATAGAAGTGCCTTTAATGAGCGAAGTTGGTAACATTGTAGCCGCAGCAGCTTTGGCGCACGATTTGGGCAACCCAGCTTTTGGGCACTCTGGCGAAGCAGCCATTTCGAGGTATTTTACCAATGGCGAAGGCAAAGTTTACCTAGATCAGCTTACCGAAGAACAGAAAAAAGATTTTACCCATTTTGAAGGTAACGCCAACGCCATCCGCATTTTAACACATCCTTTCGAAGGCAAAGGAAATGGCGCCTATGCACTCACTTACGCTACTTTAGCAGCTATCGGCAAATATCCTTGCGAATCTATTTTAGGTCATCAAAAACCATTATTGCACCGTAAGAAGTATGGATTTTTTCAATCAGAAAAAGAGATTTTCAGGAAAATAGCTGCCGAGCTAGGCATGCTTTCTGATAGCGAAAGCCCACTGGGTTATTTTCGCCATCCGTTGAGTTATTTGGTAGAAGCTGCGGATGATATTTGCTACGGAATTATAGATTTAGAAGATGCACATCGCCTACAAATTCTAAGTTTTGATGAAGTAAAGGGCTTGTTGTTGCCTTTGTGTAATAGCGATAAACTGGAAGAGAGATTGCAAAATGATTTGGAAGACGATGATGCAAAAGTAGGCTTATTGCGAGCCAAAGCCATTAGCACTTTGATAGGCGAATGTTCTCGTATCTTTTACCAAGAACAAGCGGCAATTTTAAGTGGCACTTTTAATCAAAGTTTAACGGATGCGCTGCCAGAACATCTGCTAAATGCTTGGAAAACCATCGAACAGATTTCGATAGAGAAAATCTACAATTACCAATCGGTTATTGCCAAAGAAGTTTCTGGCTATAAAGTAATGGCTGGTTTGCTTGAAGAATTTGTACCAGCACTAGTAAACAACGACACACATTATTACAAAAAGTTAGTAAAACTGATACCAAAACAGTTTCATACAGAAAAAGAAGATTTATATTCTCGGGTGCAAAGTGTGTTAGATTTTGTTTCGGGCATGACCGATTTGTACGCTGTTGAATTGTATGGTAAGATTAAAGGAATTTCGTTTCCTTCAGTGACTTAG
- a CDS encoding TonB-dependent receptor domain-containing protein, protein MKRLLLICSALLMMMSARAQFPMMGGGNAAPKVTGRISATILDSLTKQPVEYATVSLVNTKTSKPVNGGLTDAKGKVSIQNIAPGEYKMVVGFIGYTSKNVMVKTTPEKPDNNVGDVFLSGSASTLNEVTIEGKKNMIENKIDRMVYNAEADATNAGGDATDVMRKVPMLSVDINGNVQLRGSAVRVLINGKPSGTMANSVADALKMIPADQIKSVEVITNPSAKYEAEGSGGIINIITKKSNAEGVSGSVNASAGTRQNTGNFNLTAKSGRFSANTALGGMYAYPQDSRVVFFNQLPQSEENGVVIPASQVLQDGTSAWKREMFNGSLGLDYDFNAYNNISTNAKYNRFYNGGPGSSLITTNVGGSPINSTNISSTDMTNNNLDWNMDYRRTTKKQGEEFSIAGQLTEGRNINDFSNNINGNSLTGSVNTGKNREYTVQTDYVYPFSKTVTFEVGGKGIFRNIKSEFGQGSGKIFDYDQNVGAAYSTIAFDLTKKIKFKGGLRTEYTAIEYNDINGDLINDDYLNLFPNAVISQTINGSTTIKLAYNKRIQRPSLAYLNPFNNESNPVNTFEGNPSLDPELSHNVELGYSTFIKGSMINASLFYRNTRNVIENIVRAASGITSTTFANVGNTNSYGANLFGSYNPTPKWTLMSNIAVNTYEIRSREDLQGMNEGTYINYNFFMRSATAFKGGWNLELFGVVNSPRYTYQSKTQAMFFYGGAVKKDIMKKQGTIGLNLLNPFNRDLHINTVSQSADAYQTQNIYYPLRQIGLNFSYKFGKLKFTEKKKIKNDDVKQDQQQGGGMGGGMGQGK, encoded by the coding sequence ATGAAAAGACTATTACTAATTTGTTCCGCTTTACTGATGATGATGAGTGCAAGAGCCCAGTTCCCGATGATGGGAGGAGGCAATGCAGCTCCAAAAGTGACAGGGCGTATCTCGGCAACCATTTTAGATTCTTTAACCAAGCAACCTGTAGAGTATGCAACAGTTTCGTTGGTAAATACTAAAACCTCTAAACCGGTAAACGGGGGCTTAACCGATGCTAAAGGTAAAGTATCTATTCAAAATATTGCTCCGGGCGAATATAAAATGGTGGTTGGTTTTATAGGCTATACCTCTAAAAATGTAATGGTTAAAACTACGCCAGAAAAGCCAGATAACAATGTTGGAGATGTTTTTCTTTCTGGAAGCGCCAGTACCTTAAATGAAGTCACTATTGAAGGAAAGAAAAATATGATCGAAAACAAAATAGATCGTATGGTTTACAATGCAGAGGCTGATGCAACTAATGCTGGTGGCGATGCAACCGATGTGATGCGTAAAGTGCCAATGCTTTCGGTAGATATTAACGGAAATGTTCAATTGCGTGGAAGTGCAGTTAGGGTTTTAATCAACGGAAAACCATCAGGAACAATGGCGAATAGCGTAGCTGATGCGTTAAAGATGATCCCTGCCGATCAGATTAAAAGTGTGGAGGTAATTACCAATCCATCTGCTAAGTACGAAGCGGAAGGTTCTGGTGGTATCATCAATATCATTACTAAGAAGAGCAATGCTGAAGGCGTGAGTGGTTCGGTAAATGCATCGGCAGGTACACGTCAAAATACCGGTAACTTTAATTTAACAGCAAAATCTGGACGTTTTAGTGCAAACACAGCCTTAGGAGGGATGTATGCTTATCCGCAAGATTCAAGAGTGGTATTTTTTAATCAGTTGCCTCAAAGTGAAGAAAATGGAGTTGTTATTCCTGCATCGCAAGTATTACAAGATGGTACTTCTGCTTGGAAACGTGAAATGTTTAACGGTAGCCTAGGTTTAGATTACGATTTTAATGCCTACAACAACATTAGTACCAATGCAAAATACAATAGGTTTTACAATGGTGGGCCAGGTTCATCTTTAATAACAACAAATGTTGGTGGATCGCCAATTAATAGTACCAATATTAGTAGTACTGATATGACCAACAATAACTTAGATTGGAATATGGATTATAGACGCACTACTAAAAAACAAGGCGAAGAGTTTTCTATTGCAGGTCAATTGACTGAAGGTAGGAATATAAATGACTTTTCTAACAACATCAACGGAAATTCATTAACAGGGAGTGTAAATACAGGAAAAAATAGAGAGTATACCGTGCAAACCGATTATGTGTATCCGTTTTCTAAAACTGTAACTTTTGAAGTTGGAGGTAAAGGTATTTTTAGAAACATCAAGAGTGAGTTTGGTCAAGGTTCTGGAAAAATCTTCGATTACGATCAAAATGTTGGCGCAGCTTATTCTACTATTGCTTTTGATTTAACTAAGAAAATAAAATTTAAAGGAGGTTTGCGTACAGAATACACTGCTATCGAGTATAATGATATCAACGGTGATTTAATTAATGATGATTACTTAAACTTATTTCCAAATGCAGTAATATCGCAAACCATTAATGGGTCTACTACAATTAAATTGGCTTACAATAAAAGGATACAGCGTCCAAGTTTGGCTTATTTAAATCCGTTCAATAATGAATCTAACCCGGTTAATACTTTTGAGGGTAACCCGAGTTTAGATCCTGAATTGAGTCATAATGTGGAGCTTGGTTATTCTACTTTTATTAAAGGGTCAATGATTAATGCGTCATTGTTTTATAGAAATACAAGAAACGTTATCGAAAACATTGTGAGGGCTGCTTCTGGCATTACATCAACAACTTTTGCCAACGTAGGTAACACCAATAGTTATGGTGCTAATCTATTTGGCTCGTATAACCCTACGCCAAAATGGACCTTAATGAGTAACATTGCCGTAAACACTTACGAAATTAGAAGTAGGGAGGATTTGCAAGGGATGAATGAAGGTACCTACATCAATTATAACTTTTTTATGCGTTCTGCTACTGCATTTAAGGGCGGTTGGAATTTAGAGTTGTTCGGTGTAGTTAATTCTCCACGTTACACTTATCAAAGTAAAACGCAGGCAATGTTTTTTTACGGCGGTGCTGTTAAAAAAGACATCATGAAAAAGCAAGGTACCATTGGTTTGAATTTATTAAACCCATTCAATAGGGATTTGCATATCAATACCGTTTCTCAGTCTGCAGATGCCTATCAAACACAAAATATTTATTACCCACTACGTCAGATTGGTTTAAACTTTAGCTACAAATTTGGTAAGTTGAAGTTTACTGAGAAGAAAAAAATCAAAAACGACGACGTGAAGCAAGACCAACAACAAGGCGGCGGCATGGGCGGCGGCATGGGACAAGGGAAGTAA
- a CDS encoding cell division protein FtsX, whose product MEEFEVSQAAKKTKTVYVSTIFSIALVLLMLGMLGLILVHAKNLSNYVKENIVLNIIVDEGAKETEVLAFKKSLDNNVAVKQTQYVNKEVAQHNLTKDLGEDFVNFLGYNPLLSTIDVYMKADYANNQNIDALKKSMEKNPIVKEVVYQSSLIDMVNKNINTISLIVLGFAVILLVIAIALINNTIRLAIFSQRFLIKSMQLVGATKNFIRQPFILVAALHGVIASFIAIIILLGLLYYTQQELPEIIILRNYSEFGLVFISLVAIGIFITGISTWFAVSKYLRLKVYDLYR is encoded by the coding sequence ATGGAAGAATTTGAAGTAAGTCAGGCGGCAAAAAAGACCAAAACAGTATACGTTTCTACCATTTTTAGCATTGCATTAGTATTGTTAATGTTGGGCATGTTGGGCTTAATTTTGGTACATGCCAAAAACTTATCTAACTATGTGAAAGAGAATATTGTGCTAAACATTATTGTTGATGAAGGTGCAAAAGAAACCGAAGTGCTTGCTTTTAAAAAGAGTTTAGACAACAATGTTGCGGTTAAACAAACTCAATACGTAAATAAAGAGGTTGCTCAACACAATTTAACTAAAGATTTAGGCGAGGATTTTGTTAACTTCCTAGGATACAACCCGCTACTCTCTACCATTGATGTATATATGAAGGCAGATTATGCCAACAACCAAAATATCGATGCGTTGAAAAAGAGCATGGAGAAAAACCCAATTGTTAAAGAGGTAGTGTATCAAAGCTCATTGATTGATATGGTAAACAAGAACATCAACACCATTAGTTTAATTGTTTTAGGCTTTGCGGTAATTTTATTGGTAATTGCCATTGCGTTAATCAACAATACCATTCGTTTGGCTATTTTCTCTCAGCGTTTTTTAATTAAAAGTATGCAGTTGGTAGGCGCAACCAAAAACTTCATCCGCCAGCCATTTATATTAGTTGCCGCTTTGCATGGAGTTATTGCCTCGTTTATTGCTATTATCATCCTTTTAGGGTTACTATATTATACACAACAAGAGCTGCCAGAAATCATCATTTTGAGAAACTATAGCGAATTTGGCTTGGTATTCATCAGTTTGGTGGCCATTGGTATTTTCATTACCGGAATAAGTACCTGGTTTGCAGTAAGCAAATATCTACGTTTAAAAGTTTACGATTTATACAGATAA
- a CDS encoding DUF3098 domain-containing protein encodes MSDKKTTSATQKPKEELVFSKKNYQLLIISIVIVVVGFILMMGADGDIYDTRRTLIAPVVVLFGFAFGVYAVLKK; translated from the coding sequence ATGTCAGACAAAAAAACAACTTCTGCAACGCAGAAACCAAAAGAAGAATTGGTATTCAGTAAGAAAAATTACCAATTATTAATCATCAGCATTGTTATTGTAGTGGTTGGCTTTATCTTAATGATGGGTGCAGATGGCGATATCTACGATACTAGAAGAACATTAATTGCACCAGTAGTAGTGCTTTTCGGCTTCGCATTTGGGGTTTACGCTGTTCTAAAGAAATAA
- a CDS encoding undecaprenyl-diphosphate phosphatase, translating into MNYLQAIILAIIEGLTEFLPVSSTGHMIIGTALMNMEPTPFVKLFTIVIQLGTILSVLVLYFKRFFKSLNFYYKLVVAAIPASILGLLLNDFIDSLLESPLMVAVMLVVGGVILLFVDKWFNKPQIENSDEISYKQSFIIGLYQCLALIPGTSRSANTIVGGMTQNLTRKAAAEFSFFLAIPMMLGASVVKLYKFMKEGHTFSGDEINLLIIGNVVGFIVAIIAIKSFITVLTKHGFKAFGWYRIVVGLIILVLLLSGHELSII; encoded by the coding sequence ATGAACTATCTACAAGCAATTATCCTTGCTATTATTGAAGGATTAACCGAATTTTTGCCCGTTTCGTCTACAGGCCACATGATTATTGGCACAGCTTTAATGAATATGGAGCCTACTCCTTTTGTTAAGCTTTTTACCATTGTGATACAACTCGGCACCATCTTATCTGTTTTGGTATTGTACTTTAAACGCTTTTTCAAGTCGCTAAATTTCTACTATAAATTGGTGGTGGCCGCTATACCAGCGTCAATTTTAGGCTTATTACTAAATGATTTTATCGATTCGCTATTAGAAAGCCCTTTAATGGTGGCCGTGATGTTAGTAGTTGGCGGAGTTATCTTACTCTTTGTAGATAAATGGTTCAACAAACCCCAAATCGAAAACTCGGACGAAATCTCTTACAAACAATCTTTCATTATTGGGCTTTACCAATGCTTAGCATTAATTCCTGGTACGTCTCGTTCGGCAAATACTATTGTTGGCGGAATGACACAAAATCTTACCCGTAAAGCAGCAGCCGAATTTTCTTTCTTTTTAGCTATCCCCATGATGTTGGGTGCTTCTGTTGTGAAATTGTACAAATTCATGAAAGAAGGGCATACTTTTTCAGGAGATGAAATTAACCTTTTAATTATTGGCAATGTAGTTGGCTTTATCGTAGCTATTATCGCCATAAAGAGCTTTATTACTGTGCTCACTAAGCATGGCTTCAAAGCTTTTGGCTGGTATCGCATTGTAGTAGGACTAATTATCTTGGTATTATTACTTTCAGGCCACGAGTTATCCATTATTTAA
- the truB gene encoding tRNA pseudouridine(55) synthase TruB, producing MQANITFPDFNFAEGELLLINKPYQWTSFDVVGKIRNSLKPAKLKVGHAGTLDPLATGLLIICTGKLTKKIDTFQAEEKEYTGTLVLGATTPSYDMETEVDATFDISNISEEQIYAITEQFKGDISQYPPAHSAVKVNGERLYVKARLGEEVELKKRFVTVNEFEITRIALPEVDFRVVCSKGTYIRSLVSDFGKALNNGAYLSKLTRTRSGNFLLSNAFELPAFIAYLRDKREEAKANTETNEKA from the coding sequence TTGCAAGCAAATATTACATTCCCAGACTTCAATTTTGCAGAAGGCGAACTTTTGCTCATTAATAAACCTTACCAATGGACTTCTTTCGACGTTGTTGGAAAAATCCGTAATTCGTTAAAGCCAGCAAAGTTAAAAGTTGGTCATGCTGGTACTTTAGATCCCTTAGCAACAGGCTTGTTGATTATCTGTACCGGAAAACTGACCAAGAAAATCGACACCTTCCAAGCAGAAGAAAAAGAATACACCGGAACTTTGGTACTGGGTGCTACTACCCCATCTTACGATATGGAAACCGAAGTAGATGCTACTTTTGATATTTCAAACATTAGCGAAGAGCAAATTTACGCTATCACCGAGCAATTTAAAGGCGATATCTCTCAATATCCGCCAGCACATTCTGCTGTAAAAGTAAATGGCGAACGCTTATACGTGAAAGCTCGTTTAGGCGAAGAAGTAGAATTGAAAAAGCGTTTTGTAACCGTTAATGAGTTTGAAATTACCCGAATTGCTTTACCCGAGGTAGATTTTAGAGTAGTTTGCAGCAAAGGCACTTACATACGCTCGCTAGTTTCTGATTTTGGCAAGGCATTAAACAATGGTGCTTACCTTTCTAAATTGACACGCACCCGCAGTGGCAACTTTTTATTGAGCAATGCGTTTGAGCTGCCCGCATTCATTGCTTATCTTCGTGATAAAAGAGAAGAAGCAAAAGCAAATACAGAAACCAATGAAAAAGCATAG
- a CDS encoding YitT family protein — MKKHSKSEKIRMAREILFMCLGVISACFGLKSFLMPEHFIDGGVTGISLLVSTLTDWNLSYLIIIINIPFIILGYKQIGSVFAFKTAIAIAALSLGLIFIPFVPITHEKVLVAFFGGFFLGGGIGLAMRGGCVIDGTEVLALYISRKSQLTVGNIIFILNIIIFLFAAYFINIDTALYAILTYLSATNTIDFIVNRLEAYTGVTIISEENETIKAFIINEMKRGVTIYKGEGGYLQKKDIDIIYTVVTKLELSKLQDKINEIDPNAFVVQQQIADLKGGVVKRQAFH; from the coding sequence ATGAAAAAGCATAGCAAAAGTGAAAAAATACGCATGGCGAGAGAAATTCTCTTCATGTGTTTAGGCGTTATTTCTGCATGTTTTGGGCTAAAAAGTTTTTTAATGCCCGAGCATTTTATTGATGGTGGCGTAACTGGTATTTCGCTATTGGTAAGCACACTAACCGACTGGAATTTATCTTACCTCATCATCATCATCAATATTCCTTTTATTATTTTAGGCTATAAACAGATAGGTAGCGTTTTTGCATTTAAAACAGCTATCGCCATTGCGGCGCTTTCTTTGGGGTTAATTTTCATTCCGTTTGTACCCATTACCCACGAGAAAGTTTTGGTGGCCTTTTTTGGCGGGTTCTTTCTAGGCGGCGGTATAGGCTTGGCCATGCGTGGCGGCTGCGTAATTGATGGCACCGAAGTTTTAGCTTTGTACATCAGTAGAAAAAGTCAACTAACGGTAGGCAATATCATTTTTATCCTCAACATCATTATCTTCTTATTTGCCGCTTACTTTATTAATATCGATACCGCTTTATACGCAATCCTAACGTACCTATCGGCCACAAATACCATCGATTTTATTGTAAACCGCTTAGAGGCTTATACCGGAGTAACAATCATCTCTGAAGAAAATGAGACGATTAAGGCCTTTATCATTAACGAGATGAAACGAGGCGTAACTATTTACAAAGGCGAAGGTGGTTATTTGCAGAAAAAAGACATCGACATTATTTATACCGTAGTAACCAAGCTAGAATTGAGTAAACTACAAGATAAAATAAACGAAATTGACCCTAATGCGTTTGTTGTACAACAGCAAATTGCTGATTTAAAAGGCGGCGTGGTTAAACGTCAGGCTTTCCATTAA